The following is a genomic window from Clostridium fungisolvens.
TTCTATAAAAACGAAATCGATGAATGGTTGAAAGAGGTTTCAAAAACTCACAGACAATATGATACCAAAAAAGGATGGGTTCTTCAGTAAAGCAGCTAAATAAAGGAATTATGATATTATATTATTAAGACCAGCTATTGTATATAAACAAAAAACATACTCCTTCCTGCATTATGTAAGATTGATATATCTTACTTGCAAGAAGGAGTATTTTAATATTTCAACATTAATATAAAAGCTATTTTTAAAACTTCTCTATGGTTTAAGATAAAATCAGAAAAAATGAATTTTTAAATATTATCTATTTTACTGTACCAGCCAAATCATATAACTGCTCTGAACTGCCATTTGTGCTTGATGAAGAATCTGTTGAACCGTAAGAAATAAGCTTTCCATTTTTAGTTACCCAGTTCATTATTTCACTATTTGAGTTACCTCTTCCGTTGCCATCATTAGCTAAGACATATCTTACCTCTCCACTCTTTACAAGTGATTTAAATTGATCTAAACTCATAACAACTTCATTACCTTGGAAACCGCTTAAAGAGCTAACATATAAATCAGTATTTATAGTAAGATTCTCAGCAGTATTTGAAGAAGATACGACTATTTGACTCTTTCCATTAACCTTGTGATTATTAAGGAAGTTAACTAAATCAGTCGTATTGATGCTATTACCTCCGAACCCAAAGCCGCCTCTCATGCCCATATCCATATTTCCATTGCCGTTTTGATTTTGGCTTCCTGAAAGTGTTGCTGGAAGAAGTTCCATACCAGCAGATGGGTTTGTTGAGTTAACTGCATAGAACATCGCAGCACCTGATCCAGCCAGTGGTGATACTAAAATTCCTATCACTCCTAGGGCAGCTAGAACCTTTGTAACTTTTTGTGATCCTTTTTTGAAAATGTTCATTGCTGCCAAAATTAATGCAGGTATGAAGCATAATGCAATTAGTAAAATCACTAAATATTTAACTATCTCAGAAGAATCAGTGAAGTATGAAAGCATTAGCATCTGTACTGCTCCATTTGCTAGTAAAGCTACTGGTAAAAGCCATGCTTTCCATCCTCCCTCTTTGTACATATCCCACATGTATACGAGTCCTATTCCTGTTAATGCTGCAATCGGAGCTGCCATCATTGTAAGATAATGAGGATGGAACAGTCCTGTGTTAAAGCTGAAGTATACAAATTCAGGGAAGAACCACATAAACCACATAACAATGGATTGCTTTCTTTCGTTATCAAGTTTAAACTTCAATTTTTCCTTTAAGGCTGCTGCTAAGAATCCAAAGAAAGCTAAAGGTATAAACCAAACTATTTGATCTGAAAGTATGTTTTTGGAGAATAAACGGGTAATTCCTGCTGGAGTCTGTGCTCCAAAGGTTCCTGTTAGGCCGCTTGATCCACCCATTCTTCCTCCGAAGCCACCGCCCATGTTTCCACCTTTAAAATTTCCATCTGCTCCATCTTGCCCTTTATCTCTAAAACCTTGATCTCCATTTGGTACATTACCTGATGGGGCTCCTTGACCTCCTGGTCCTCCTTGACCAAAACCTCCTGGTCCTCCACCTTGCTGACTACTGCTGCTACCAAATAAACTTCCAAGACTTACTCTTTCTGAACCATTATGGCCTATAATAAGTCCCATTTCAGTATTATTACCACTGCTTCCCACATATGGACGGCTAGCTGCTGGTATAGAATCCACTATCAATGCCCACGAGAAGGATACTGCCAAAAGTATTGCAGTTCCTGCCGCAAGATATGTAATTCTCTTTTTTATAGAAATCGTATTTGAAAGTAAATACATTATATAAATAGCAGGTAGTATCATATATGCCTGTAATGCCTTAATGTTAAATCCAATTCCTATAAGAACCATTCCTATTGCTAAGTATTTGAATTTTCCCTTTCTGGCTGCAGTTGTAAGAGCCCAGCATGCTAGTAATAAAACGAATACTAATTGATTATCAATAGTGTTATTTCTGCTTACTGCAACAAAGACAGGTGTAACAGCTAGAAATAAAGCTGAAAGCAATCCAGCAGAACTTCCAAAGGATTTCTTTACTATTATATATATAACAACAGTTGAAAGTACTCCAGCTAAGGCTTGTGGAAGAAGTATACTCCATCCGCTAAAGCCAAATATCTTTGCCGAAATAGCCTGCATCCAAAATCCAAAAGGTGGCTTATCGATAGTTACAAATCCACCTGGGTCCATGGATACAAAAAAGAAATTCTTGAAATTCAACGTCATGCTCTTTACCCCAGCTGCATAATAAGAATTAGAAGTTCCTTCTATTCCTGAATTTACGAAATTTAATAATGCAGATAAAATTACTATAGCTGCAAGAAATATGTGTTCTTTCATTACTTTAATTTTTTTCAATTTGTATAACCTCCTATATAGATTGCTAACTCTACAATTAAGTTTATATTTTTAAAGCTTCTGCTCAGAACCTACTAGAGTTTTAAAAATAATTTTAGATTTAGAGTTATCTATCCATAAATTCTTCTCAATAATCCTTAAGCAACATTGTAACAGTAAAAAACAAGAAAATTATAAAATAATTATGTAGAAATTATGTGATTTGTATCAGAATCTTATATAAGTTAATCAAAATCTTGAAAAAACTGCCACTATGTCATCATTGCAATACAAATAGATTAAAAACTATAAGACCCACTACTATGCATTTATCTATAGTAGTGGGTCACAACACCCTATGATTTATTAATTTCTTTTGTAAATATCCACTTCTTTTCTTTCATATCTCTGCCTTTAACAACAACCTTATTTCCGTTAACTTCGATATATAAGCCTTTAATATAAGGCAAGTTTTTTCTACCACCTTTGCTATTAGCATCAGGTATGACAGTATAATAAACAGCTCCAGTATGAATCATAGTAAAGGGTTGATCCACCACAACACTGCTTTCAACTAAATCTCTATGAGTATGAGAAGTGAACAGTATTGCTTCAGGATATTTCGAAAGTATTTCTTTAATTTGTTTACTTTGATTAACAGAAGCCCAGTTTTTATTTCCACTATCTAAAGGTTGATGTAAGAATACAAATATAGGTTTTCCCTTTTGATAATTTTCACCTATTTTTTCTTTAAACCAATTTAATTGTACATCCGATATATAAGCTGAAACTGAATCTAATGTTTTAGAATTACCATCCTCAGATCCTAGTGATATAAAATGATAGTTTTTTACCCAGGCATCATGATATACCTTTTTTTGTCCTGAAAACTCAAGATATCTATTTATGAAAGTTTGGACTTGTTCTGGAGAATTAACTTTTATGTTATAATCAAAAAACTCGTGATTCCCTATATTCTCAATAATTGTTTTAGGTATTAAATTCTTGTTTTCATTTAATGTTTTTTTCATTGAAGCGTATTGAGCCTCTATTCCTTGCCCAACTGTATCTCCGTTTAATACTAATGCATCCATGTTAGAATTTATTGTATTCAAATCATCAATTGCTCCTTGAAAATGTTCAATATCATCATGGACATCCCCAAGCACTGCAAAGGCAAGATCTGCATTAGAAACTGGTGCTACAGCTGTTTTATCAGTGTGTTTATTTTCATTTACATATTCGGTAACGATTACACCAGCAATAATTAATATAATTGCAACAACAATTATTCGAATCTTCTTCATTTTAATCACCTCTCTAAAATGCATAGTACTTTATTAAACTAAAGTTAACACGTGTGTAGTGTTACTTATTATTTTTCACATTATTGTAATAAATTATAATCGATTTCTTTATTAAGTTAAATATATAATATATAAAAACCAACAAAGTGATTAAAACTTCTAGCTTTAGCTAATACGAAGTTCCTATAATTTTCTATGAGAAAAAGAGCCCAATTACCAAAATTAACTGAACTCATTTTAAAATGCATTAATTTTTTATATTTCTCTTATGCCTTATCCTAATGCGTTTTAAGAGGATCATAATTTAAGATTACATCAAAAACTAAAGAACCATCAGTATTTACTTTACTAACTGCCACTTTTATGTTTGTGAAGTCATTTGAATGAAGTTTATCACAAACGATATACTGCCTCTTTTCATTATTCTTATCGTAGTGATATAAATATAAGGTTTTAGTTTCATTATTATTTTGATAACATTTCTTAAATTCCTCAAATCCAAACTTCGAAGGATTCTTCAATATACTTTTATTGAAAAATGTTCTGTTGCAGATACTAGTTGTATTTGTTTGTCCACTCTTTATTTTCTTAATTCTAGTGTCCATTTTATGATAATCATCCAGTGTAAAAAATATATTTTCTAAATCCTCATTGGTTTTATTTTCAACATATAAAATTGGTCCCATCTGTATTGCTGACATAATACTTCCTCCTAAATAACATTTATATATAATGTTATGAAAAGAAAGTTTGATAAATATATAAATTTAAACTTTTTTTACACGGTTCCCTTTGCTTTTAGTTTATATTTTCCTTATATATTCAAAGTTAGCACTTTTTATTCCGTCTATGATATTGTTGTGATAAAATTTAATAAATTGATTTTTAGTTTAATATAGAACATCTTTAATATAAACTTTAGGAGGAAAATATAATGCCGCCTTATAATTCTCGATATTTATTGATTTTACTAATACCTATTCTTTTTTTAATTACAATGCTGATTTATGCTTTATTTATAGGAAAACTTAGCGATTCACTTATACAAACAAAGAAAAATTATTCCATGAATAAAGAAGTCACTTTTCAAAAACATATTCAATTTTATATCTTATCAAGGATAGTTTTAATTCTAATTCTAATATCTGCATTTATATATAAAATAAAATCAGATTCAGATTCTCAATCCTTATTTATATGTATTATTTTGATTCCATTAATCATTTATCTTTGTACTTATTGTTTCTTAATTTATAAGGATACTCAAAATTTAATTTCTTCTAAAGGAACTGTTACACAAATAGATACGGAGTCTTTTGATCTAAAATCCCCATATAATAGAAGAACTATACCAATATTCCAAAGAGCCGTAACTGTAGAGTTAGAGAATAACAAAGCAACTCTTTTAAAATCAAGCATTGCTTTATTATCAATTGGTGACAATATTGAAGTATGTTATACTGAAAAACTAAGATTTATATACAAGGTAAGAAAATTGACTTAATTTATATACTTAATTAATACTCCAAACCTTCAATAAACTCTATTACTTCTCTGCTATTACCTCTAAATATTATATTTCTATTAGCTTTATCTAAGGAATGCTTATACATTGGGTCGTAATAGTTGGTTAAAAATAATTCTATCCAATTTCTGTGTTTATCTATGTCATTTGTATCCTTTTGTGTTTTAAAGGCAAGTTTAAGCTCTTCAACTATTACCTTCATCCTGTCTCCACCAAGCTTACCTTTAACTCTTTCCATGCTAGCTACCATATCCTCTAACCATGCTTCTAATCCCAAATCCATATCTTTTAGCGCTTCAATATGTTCTCTTTGACCGTTTACCACATATTCTTCCAATATGTTATAAACTCTTTCTTCTACAGTAGCATCTAAAAATATTACATCTCCACTTTGAAAATAACTATAAAAATCCTTTGGTATAAAGCTCTTCCCAATGTTTTTACTTTCATCCTCTAAAATCATATATTTAAAATTCTTATCTCCATGCTTTATTACACTATAAGCTAAGTTGTTTTCAAAATTTATTTGTGTTGGCTGTGGCGTCACAAAATGCCCAAAGGTAGATCCTCTATGATGTGCGATTCCTTCTAAATCAATAGAATTCTTAATCTTATTTAATAATATAGTTTTCCCAGAACCTGTATACCCCGTTAAAACTAAAGGGGTTGCTTTTATGTTTTCAGGCTCTAAGGAGTCTATAAGATAATTACGAAAAGCCTTATATCCACCGTCAAGCTTTATCATATCTTGACCTGTTGCTTCATATATCCAATTCTGAGCTATAGTTGAACGAGAGCCCCCTCTAAAACAATATATCATGGTATTTGGATCTTCCTTAAACTTTTTGACCCATGAGGTTACTCTATTTTCCTTTATGTCTCCAGATACAAGCTTATAACCTAATTTAGTTGCTTCATCATTTCCTTTTTCCTTATAACAAATACCTATGATATGCCTTTCTTCATTAGACAATATAGGTAAATTTAT
Proteins encoded in this region:
- a CDS encoding metallophosphoesterase family protein, with product MKKIRIIVVAIILIIAGVIVTEYVNENKHTDKTAVAPVSNADLAFAVLGDVHDDIEHFQGAIDDLNTINSNMDALVLNGDTVGQGIEAQYASMKKTLNENKNLIPKTIIENIGNHEFFDYNIKVNSPEQVQTFINRYLEFSGQKKVYHDAWVKNYHFISLGSEDGNSKTLDSVSAYISDVQLNWFKEKIGENYQKGKPIFVFLHQPLDSGNKNWASVNQSKQIKEILSKYPEAILFTSHTHRDLVESSVVVDQPFTMIHTGAVYYTVIPDANSKGGRKNLPYIKGLYIEVNGNKVVVKGRDMKEKKWIFTKEINKS
- the mnmH gene encoding tRNA 2-selenouridine(34) synthase MnmH, translating into MKKLSVTNDFKSIVLNDTKLIDVRAPIEYEKGAMLNSINLPILSNEERHIIGICYKEKGNDEATKLGYKLVSGDIKENRVTSWVKKFKEDPNTMIYCFRGGSRSTIAQNWIYEATGQDMIKLDGGYKAFRNYLIDSLEPENIKATPLVLTGYTGSGKTILLNKIKNSIDLEGIAHHRGSTFGHFVTPQPTQINFENNLAYSVIKHGDKNFKYMILEDESKNIGKSFIPKDFYSYFQSGDVIFLDATVEERVYNILEEYVVNGQREHIEALKDMDLGLEAWLEDMVASMERVKGKLGGDRMKVIVEELKLAFKTQKDTNDIDKHRNWIELFLTNYYDPMYKHSLDKANRNIIFRGNSREVIEFIEGLEY
- a CDS encoding glycosyltransferase family 39 protein; this encodes MKKIKVMKEHIFLAAIVILSALLNFVNSGIEGTSNSYYAAGVKSMTLNFKNFFFVSMDPGGFVTIDKPPFGFWMQAISAKIFGFSGWSILLPQALAGVLSTVVIYIIVKKSFGSSAGLLSALFLAVTPVFVAVSRNNTIDNQLVFVLLLACWALTTAARKGKFKYLAIGMVLIGIGFNIKALQAYMILPAIYIMYLLSNTISIKKRITYLAAGTAILLAVSFSWALIVDSIPAASRPYVGSSGNNTEMGLIIGHNGSERVSLGSLFGSSSSQQGGGPGGFGQGGPGGQGAPSGNVPNGDQGFRDKGQDGADGNFKGGNMGGGFGGRMGGSSGLTGTFGAQTPAGITRLFSKNILSDQIVWFIPLAFFGFLAAALKEKLKFKLDNERKQSIVMWFMWFFPEFVYFSFNTGLFHPHYLTMMAAPIAALTGIGLVYMWDMYKEGGWKAWLLPVALLANGAVQMLMLSYFTDSSEIVKYLVILLIALCFIPALILAAMNIFKKGSQKVTKVLAALGVIGILVSPLAGSGAAMFYAVNSTNPSAGMELLPATLSGSQNQNGNGNMDMGMRGGFGFGGNSINTTDLVNFLNNHKVNGKSQIVVSSSNTAENLTINTDLYVSSLSGFQGNEVVMSLDQFKSLVKSGEVRYVLANDGNGRGNSNSEIMNWVTKNGKLISYGSTDSSSSTNGSSEQLYDLAGTVK